Part of the Fibrobacter sp. genome, CACTAAGATTAATTGTTCCCGGTACACCCTTTTCGAGGAGACGACGCATAGCCTGCACCAAGGGCAGGTACGTTTCCGCAATGGCCTCAAACAGCCAGTTCTCTTCGAAAAAACGATCATGATCCGGATGACGCACAAAGGGTAAATGCGCATGCATCAAGAAAAGAATTTTACCAGGAGCCATACTAATTCAATTAACAATTAACAATGAACAATTAACAATGAAAAACGATGGATGAACAAAGGTTCCTAAAAAACATTCCTTTCCGTAGGGCGAGCTTAGCTCGCCATACTTTTAATTTTTCACTTTTCATTTTTCATTGTAACAAAATGTTGGCTTTCGCCAACATTTTGTTACTCAGTGCGCTTTACTACGATAGGAACGATTGTGGTCGGGAAATCGCCATCCTTATCGGTAGCAAACACAGGAATAACCTTAGTTACATCCGGCAGGTCTTCTTCAAAGCTGAAGGTGCCATCGGGATTCAGCGGGAAGTCTTCACCGCGAACCTGAAGATGAGCATCAGGACGGGTGCCACCGTAAACGATGAGACGAGTCTTAACCCACAGGAAGAAATCCTTGCCATAGTTCACAGAATCCTTAGTAGCCTGAATATTGCTCAAGTCCATTGCCTGGAGAGCAGCACTGGAAAGTGCTCCAGAGAACATGGACTCGGAAGAGCTACCGAAGTTTCCACCAAGAGTATTGAGCCAGGATTCAGCAGTCTGGCTACTGAAGCCAGAACTCATGAAATTACCCAGGGTGTTTCCACCGAGGGAAGCCTTGGCAAAAGCGTTGTCGGCAGCAGGAGCGGGAGCAGCCTTGTCAAATACAGCTACGGGAGCAGATTCAACAATGGGATTGAAATTCTTACCCTGAACAGCACCAAGCACAGCAACAACGGACTTACCTGCCGTATTTTCTACATACCAGCTGCGTGCATCGGCCGGAACTTCAACATCACGGAACTTAGGCTTCTTGCTACGCTTAACAGTCAGGTCAGAAGAGATGTCGAACAAACGGAGAACCAGCTTAGCCTTGCCCTTCTTGGCCTGCTTGATTCGGTTTTCGGATACTTCCCAGAAGGCATGCATCCAGTTAGGATCCTTCTGCATCAAGACCAAGTATTCTGCGTCAAAAGACTGGGCGAAAGCGGAAATAGTTTCGTCATTGGAAACCTTGACTTCAGTTTTTTCCTCGGCCTTGGTAGTGGCCTTGGCGGCAGCCTTGGCAGTGACCTTAGCAGCAGGCTTCTTTGCAGAAGTTGCTTTAGCAGCGGCAGTCTTAACAGTCTTACCTTCTGCAGTAGCCTTGGCGGCAGCCTTTGCCTTAGTGGCAGTAGCCTTTGTTGCAACAGACTTTTTCGCTTCGGCAACCTTGGCCTTTACTGCAGCCAGCTTAGCCTTTGCTGTGGCACTTGTAGCCTTAACCTTGGCAACAGCCTTTTCGGCCTTTTCCTCAGCATCCTTCAAAGTCTTGACGGTAGCAGAAGTTGCAGCCTTCTTAACAGTCTTTGCAGCAGTTGTAGTTTTCTTTACTGCGGTAGCGGCCTTCTTTGTCACGGCCTTTTCTGCAGTTTCGGTTTTCTTAGTAGCAGCCATTTTACTAGCCTCCTTCTTCTAAACACCTATCGGCGGGTCTGTCCCCAGTTTCCAATTCCTGTCAAGCCAATACGAATGGCGAAGAAAGTTTCGTCCCATTCATCCTTGGCATCGGCAAAGCGCTTTCCGCCCTGGAACGCAAGGTCAATCATTGTACCCTTACGGCCAAGCGGGAAACCAGCACCTACAGAACCACCGACTTCAAACACATCCTTTACATACCATTCCCTGTACCAGGCACCAGCACGATAGTTGATACGCTTCAGGTACGGGTCATAAAACAACGGACTTCCATCGCACTGGTAACCAAGGGACAGCATGAAATCGCTCTGGGTTTCAGTGTATTCGGGCATATTCCAGCCGCCACCCATATTTTCCACATCGTCATCCCAGGCGCGCCAGGTCAAATCCAGCATAATGTTATGACGCTTGGCTAAACGATAATTGATACCGGTGGCAAGCATTGCGGGAACATCAATCTTTCGTGTATGCTTTGTTGGAGCCAAAGTATCCAACTCACTAAAGCGGAAATTGTAGGCCAGCTCATTCTTCAAGGTATAACCGGTCGTGAAGGAGAAGAAGTAAGAGGCAAGCTTACCGCGATACTGCATAGCTACGGAGTAATAGGCCGGATGGTCCTCGATTTCCCAAGTTCCATCTACGTAATCTGACACAAGTCGATTACCGGCACCCCAGGCATCACTGCTGTCAACGTCGCTCGTGTTAGGACCAAGAGTCAAGGTTCGGGAAGCATTACCCATGACCACATGAGCGGATGCACCCAACGAGAAAGAACGCAGGAACGGCAAACGGATTGCATACGTGGGAACAATTTCGTACACGCTGCCCACATACTCAATCTTTGCATCCATGGATGCCTCGGCATCCTTGACTTCTTCATTCATAGAGGAAGCGTAGTGCTGCCAAAGAGAAACACCCATGGCACCAAAGTCACCCATGGGGAACGACAGGTTGAATGAAGGCAACGACAAATTGGTGGAAACGTAGGAGTTACCACTATTCTCGGCAATATCCGTTTCAATAAGGGCATTGAAATTAAAGGCGACCTTTGTGTCAAAGGCAAGTCTTGCCGGGTTTACAACAGAAAGTCCTTCTGCATCTCCAGTCTTTGCATTACCCGCAAAGCCACGACCAGCAGCAGAGGCTGTACCACCCAAGACATGTTCTTCGCCTAAAGCATCCATACCAATCATGGAGCCAAAGGACAATCCTGCGGCAAGACCAAGCAAACAAAGAATTTTCTTCATTAGTCATCCCTCCGCTTGGAAGCCAGCCAGAGTTTCATTGTCATCTGTCCATTCATGATAGAAGAGAAATCATAGCGGGCATAATCGAAATAATTAAGGAACGTGATAACGGTGTCGCCAGCATCGGTCCTATAGTCGGTATAGGTTGTATCCTTTTCCTGCATGAACGGATAACCCATGCGCATCATAAACTTCATGGGACGACCATCGCTAGCCTTATTGAGCAACTCTCTTGCACCGTAGGTCACCTGCAAGGTCAAAGAATCACCATCATGGAACACCAGGTTCTGATGTCCAACCTCGAGAATCTGTTCCTTATTCAAGCGGTAGTTCTCCATGCGACGAACAACAACATCGGCGCTATCAACAAAAGATCCAACCACAACCTGGATAGGATGTCCAAACTCGGAATTACCATTGGCGTCATCACGGCTCATGGTAATCTGTGCATGTACCACATTCTGGCGAACGTCATTACCGTCTGCAAGGGGGAATTCATCTCCATAAAATTCCTGAAGGGCCTTCATCACCGGTTCAGAAGGAATCTCTACGACCAAGGAGTCGTAAACGCCGCCGTGAAGCACAGGGCATTCCACGCATTCCTCATGGTTAGAAACGATGTTTGCCATACGGGACACCGGAGCTACGATACCGGTTGAATCATCGGAATACACCCAGAGAACCGGAGTATAGATAGTATTGTCGCCGTAGAAGCGATAGACGTGTGAAGCCTCGGGTGCAGACAGTCTAATCTGAAGACGAGCATTCTTCTCCATCTTCTGGAGTTCCTCCAAAAGGCCGGAGGGCAAGTCAACACGTAACGCAGTATCACCCCTGCTATAGGAGATTGCCAAGACTGTATCGCCAGTTGAAGCATCATCCCAATCGGTCAGCGATTCATACCAGGCACTATCAGAAATGGAAGTCAGGCTGTCAAGGAACTTCTTTTTACCACGGCTACTGTTCAAATCCAGCTTCCAACTAACCTTAAGG contains:
- a CDS encoding DUF4912 domain-containing protein, whose product is MAATKKTETAEKAVTKKAATAVKKTTTAAKTVKKAATSATVKTLKDAEEKAEKAVAKVKATSATAKAKLAAVKAKVAEAKKSVATKATATKAKAAAKATAEGKTVKTAAAKATSAKKPAAKVTAKAAAKATTKAEEKTEVKVSNDETISAFAQSFDAEYLVLMQKDPNWMHAFWEVSENRIKQAKKGKAKLVLRLFDISSDLTVKRSKKPKFRDVEVPADARSWYVENTAGKSVVAVLGAVQGKNFNPIVESAPVAVFDKAAPAPAADNAFAKASLGGNTLGNFMSSGFSSQTAESWLNTLGGNFGSSSESMFSGALSSAALQAMDLSNIQATKDSVNYGKDFFLWVKTRLIVYGGTRPDAHLQVRGEDFPLNPDGTFSFEEDLPDVTKVIPVFATDKDGDFPTTIVPIVVKRTE